In Equus caballus isolate H_3958 breed thoroughbred chromosome 28, TB-T2T, whole genome shotgun sequence, the following proteins share a genomic window:
- the DENND6B gene encoding protein DENND6B isoform X20, translated as MDALSGAGPRRARGRPGARSSGVRAPAAPWARFSAWLECVCVVTFDLELGQALELVYPSDFRLTDKEKSSICYLSFPDSHSGCLGDTQFSFRIRQCGGQRSPWHDDRHYDTGAPVSLQREPAHYFGYVYFRQVKDSSVKRGYFQKSLVLVSRLPFVRLFQALLSLIAPEYFDKLAPCLEAVCNEIDQWPAPMPGQTLNLPVMGVILQVRIPSRVDKPESSAPKQCGHENLLPAPVVLSSVHELDLFSCLHPLKFCCDYRPYFTIHDSEFREFTTRTQAPPNVVLGVTNPFFIKMLQHWPHILRVGEPRMSGDLPKQVKLKKPSRLKTLDTKPGLYTAYTAHLHRDKALLKRLLKGLQKKRPSDMQTALLRRHLLELTQSFIIPLEHYMTSLMPLQKSIMPWKTPPQIRPFRQDDFLCSLEHAGPQLTCILKGDWLGLYRRFFKSPHFDGWYRQRHKEMVQKLEALHLEAICEANIEAWMKDKSEVEIVDLVLKLREKLVWAQGHQLPVKEATLQRAQLYIETIIGSLPKDLQAVLCPP; from the exons CTGGTGTACCCCAGTGACTTCCGGCTCACGGACAAGGAG AAAAGCAGCATCTGCTACCTGTCCTTTCCTGACTCCCACTCAG GCTGCCTGGGGGACACTCAGTTCAGCTTCCGAATTCGTCAGTGTGGAGGGCAGAGGAGCCCCTGGCACGACGACAGGCACTATGACACTGGGGCTCCCGTGTCACTGCAG AGGGAGCCGGCACACTACTTTGGCTACGTGTACTTCAGGCAGGTGAAGGACAGCTCTGTGAAGAGGGGCTACTTCCAGAAG TCTCTGGTGCTGGTGTCCCGCCTGCCCTTTGTCCGGCTGTTCCAGGCGCTGCTGAGCCTGATCGCCCCTGAGTACTTTGACAAGCTCGCCCCCTGCCTGGAAGCAG TGTGCAATGAGATTGACCAGTGGCCGGCCCCCATGCCCGGGCAGACCCTGAACTTGCCTGTCATGGGAGTCATCCTCCAG GTGCGCATCCCTTCCAGGGTGGACAAGCCTGAATCTAGTGCTCCGAAGCAGTGTGGCCACGAG AACCTGCTGCCAGCCCCAGTGGTCCTCTCCAGCGTGCATGAGCTAGACCTGTTCAG CTGCCTGCATCCCCTGAAGTTCTGCTGTGACTACCGCCCCTACTTCACCATCCATGACAGCGAGTTCAGGGAGTTCACCACGCGTACACAGGCCCC aCCAAACGTGGTCCTGGGAGTCACAAACCCTTTCTTTATCAAAATGCTCCAGCACTGGCCCCACATCCTTCGTGTCGGGGAGCCCAGGATGTCAG GGGACCTTCCTAAGCAGGTTAAGCTGAAAAAGCCCTCAAGGCTGAAAACCCTTGACACCAAGCCAG GCCTCTACACTGCATACACGGCCCACCTCCACCGAGACAAGGCGCTGCTCAAACGGCTGCTCAAG GGCCTGCAGAAGAAGCGGCCGTCAGACATGCAGACCGCGCTGCTGAGGCGGCACCTCCTGGAGCTCACACAGAGCTTCATCATCCCCCTG GAGCACTACATGACCAGCCTCATGCCCCTGCAGAAGAGCATCATGCCCTGGAAG ACCCCTCCCCAGATCCGTCCCTTCCGCCAGGATGACTTCCTGTGTAGCCTGGAGCACGCGGGGCCCCAGCTCACCTGCATCCTCAAGGGTGACTGGCTGGGCCTCTACAG GAGGTTTTTCAAGTCCCCACATTTTGATGGCTGGTACCGGCAGCGGCACAAAGAGATGGTCCAGAAGCTGGAGGCCCTGCACCTCGAGGCCATCTGTGAGGCG AACATCGAGGCCTGGATGAAGGACAAGTCCGAGGTGGAGATCGTGGACCTGGTCCTGAAACTTCGGGAGAAGCTG GTGTGGGCACAGGGCCACCAGCTCCCTGTGAAGGAGGCGACGCTGCAGCGGGCACAGCTGTACATCGAGACCATCATCGGCTCCCTGCCCAAAGACCTTCAGGCTGTCCTGTGCCCTCCCTAG
- the DENND6B gene encoding protein DENND6B isoform X7, which translates to MDALSGAGPRRARGRPGARSSGVRAPAAPWARFSAWLECVCVVTFDLELGQALELVYPSDFRLTDKEKSSICYLSFPDSHSGCLGDTQFSFRIRQCGGQRSPWHDDRHYDTGAPVSLQREPAHYFGYVYFRQVKDSSVKRGYFQKSLVLVSRLPFVRLFQALLSLIAPEYFDKLAPCLEAVCNEIDQWPAPMPGQTLNLPVMGVILQVRIPSRVDKPESSAPKQCGHENLLPAPVVLSSVHELDLFRCFQPVLAHVQTLWELMLLGEPLVVLAPSPAMSSEMVLALTRCLHPLKFCCDYRPYFTIHDSEFREFTTRTQAPPNVVLGVTNPFFIKMLQHWPHILRVGEPRMSGDLPKQVKLKKPSRLKTLDTKPGLYTAYTAHLHRDKALLKRLLKGLQKKRPSDMQTALLRRHLLELTQSFIIPLEHYMTSLMPLQKSIMPWKVGVETPPQIRPFRQDDFLCSLEHAGPQLTCILKGDWLGLYRRFFKSPHFDGWYRQRHKEMVQKLEALHLEAICEAQNIEAWMKDKSEVEIVDLVLKLREKLVWAQGHQLPVKEATLQRAQLYIETIIGSLPKDLQAVLCPP; encoded by the exons CTGGTGTACCCCAGTGACTTCCGGCTCACGGACAAGGAG AAAAGCAGCATCTGCTACCTGTCCTTTCCTGACTCCCACTCAG GCTGCCTGGGGGACACTCAGTTCAGCTTCCGAATTCGTCAGTGTGGAGGGCAGAGGAGCCCCTGGCACGACGACAGGCACTATGACACTGGGGCTCCCGTGTCACTGCAG AGGGAGCCGGCACACTACTTTGGCTACGTGTACTTCAGGCAGGTGAAGGACAGCTCTGTGAAGAGGGGCTACTTCCAGAAG TCTCTGGTGCTGGTGTCCCGCCTGCCCTTTGTCCGGCTGTTCCAGGCGCTGCTGAGCCTGATCGCCCCTGAGTACTTTGACAAGCTCGCCCCCTGCCTGGAAGCAG TGTGCAATGAGATTGACCAGTGGCCGGCCCCCATGCCCGGGCAGACCCTGAACTTGCCTGTCATGGGAGTCATCCTCCAG GTGCGCATCCCTTCCAGGGTGGACAAGCCTGAATCTAGTGCTCCGAAGCAGTGTGGCCACGAG AACCTGCTGCCAGCCCCAGTGGTCCTCTCCAGCGTGCATGAGCTAGACCTGTTCAG GTGCTTCCAGCCTGTGCTGGCCCACGTGCAGACGCTGTGGGAGCTCATGCTCCTCGGGGAGCCCCTGGTGGTCCTGGCGCCCTCGCCTGCCATGTCCTCGGAGATGGTGCTGGCCTTGACCCG CTGCCTGCATCCCCTGAAGTTCTGCTGTGACTACCGCCCCTACTTCACCATCCATGACAGCGAGTTCAGGGAGTTCACCACGCGTACACAGGCCCC aCCAAACGTGGTCCTGGGAGTCACAAACCCTTTCTTTATCAAAATGCTCCAGCACTGGCCCCACATCCTTCGTGTCGGGGAGCCCAGGATGTCAG GGGACCTTCCTAAGCAGGTTAAGCTGAAAAAGCCCTCAAGGCTGAAAACCCTTGACACCAAGCCAG GCCTCTACACTGCATACACGGCCCACCTCCACCGAGACAAGGCGCTGCTCAAACGGCTGCTCAAG GGCCTGCAGAAGAAGCGGCCGTCAGACATGCAGACCGCGCTGCTGAGGCGGCACCTCCTGGAGCTCACACAGAGCTTCATCATCCCCCTG GAGCACTACATGACCAGCCTCATGCCCCTGCAGAAGAGCATCATGCCCTGGAAGGTGGGGGTCGAG ACCCCTCCCCAGATCCGTCCCTTCCGCCAGGATGACTTCCTGTGTAGCCTGGAGCACGCGGGGCCCCAGCTCACCTGCATCCTCAAGGGTGACTGGCTGGGCCTCTACAG GAGGTTTTTCAAGTCCCCACATTTTGATGGCTGGTACCGGCAGCGGCACAAAGAGATGGTCCAGAAGCTGGAGGCCCTGCACCTCGAGGCCATCTGTGAGGCG CAGAACATCGAGGCCTGGATGAAGGACAAGTCCGAGGTGGAGATCGTGGACCTGGTCCTGAAACTTCGGGAGAAGCTG GTGTGGGCACAGGGCCACCAGCTCCCTGTGAAGGAGGCGACGCTGCAGCGGGCACAGCTGTACATCGAGACCATCATCGGCTCCCTGCCCAAAGACCTTCAGGCTGTCCTGTGCCCTCCCTAG